taagcaaaccatatccatcagttaatggagtttgtcagttttattacgtccatgcaacctacatgctaataggtaaagataggtcctaatcccacccgagtatgtgtagatcgggttcgttttcccatgctctgctccgaatccaacgcaaaatttcggcagcacctcctcgctgttctcctgatacacgtctcggcaataagcagagagaatgtgtacccggagaacaaggGAGGAactgacgaaattctgcatcggatccggagctgagcatatgggaaaacgaacccaatctacacatactcgggctgtccatggataacgttggacaattcgaaagaatcacgattataaatatgcaaatgcatgcatatttatagatgtaaccctttcgaacgggagacgcatagtggttacgcatactgatgattgacacctatagctagcaagtttcatcgggagatgtcatttgtgctcaccaacgaacgcaggggcggagctcgtcgaacactagaccctcgcaacgacgaaataactgcacatttaaatccaaAGATAAGTAACATAGCgaccccctaacccgctcgtccccgggtaaactaaatagcaactaccatcggtgcaagttacatgaggcggtcggcgttgaacactagatccacatcccacaagtgaagccggcgcccggcgtcccgcaacaatagttctggtggccgatgacggtcgaacaccttggcgaatttgtctggcagcctctgcgatgaggattaaacccaagttttgaaatttcaaacaaccaaaccgacttgagtcagtttgggtgtttcaagtttcaacacttgccttttaatcgtcatcgcagaggctgccagacaaattcgcaatggtgttcgaccgccatcgacACCGAGAACAGTTGCTTTGGGACGCCGGACGTCGgcgtcacttgtgggacgtggatgtagtattcgacaccgacggccacatgtacctcgcaccgacgatacttgctatttagggttccatcgacaccgaggaaccccctaacccgctcgtccccgggcgccctcttttcctacttctttttttcatcttcaacttctacttctttttttcatcttcttcttcttctactacttattgttcttttttcttcttcttcttcttcctcttcttctttttcttttttttcatctttcttgaTTATTCttaaaaacaggaaaaaaaaccTAAACAAAACTATAAACTAAATGTAACCTAAAATAAACTAaattaacctaaactaaactaaataaactaacctaacctaaactaaacaaatataaactaaatctaaaaaacagaagaaaaaaactcACCACGAtgaggggcggggcggcggcggggcagggcCGGGCGGTGCGGCCGGGTGGTGCGGtgcggccgggcggcggcggctctggACGGGGGCAGGGCGGCCGGCGACTCgggacgggggcggcgcggcCGGGCGGGCGGGGCGtagcggccggcggcggcggctcgtcTGGGCGGCGACGGCTCGGGATGGGCGGGGCGGACGACGACGTGGGTGGCGCGGGGCGGGGGCggctcgggcgcggcggcggctcggctgggcggggcgggcggcggcgcggccaggCGGCGGCAGGGGTGAGGGGTCGGGCGGCTCGGGTAGGGAGAGAGGGAATGGACAGATCGGGCGCGGGCGCGGCCCCTTATCTGCTAGGTCacagctctttgtcgtctgccagcagacggcaaagagcgtaCCTAGTGGGGTGGGGCCGGGGGGAAACGGACAAACTAACGGCcatcttctttgccgtctgctgacggacggcaaagatgttttgccgtcagccagcaggcGGCAAAGAAGATGGCCGTTAGGTCGCCCCCGTACGCCCGCCAcccaccctctttgccgtcagctagcggacggcaaaaatATGCTGATGGCAAAGGATGCCGTCcgctgcctctttgccgtcagttttctggtggctgatggcaaagcctttctttgccgtccgctagcagacggcaaagaagtggaTTCCAGTAGTGTTATCCATAACCCATCTTCTTTGTGTGCGAAGGTTTTGTCAGCACGGTATTACCCAAATGGCTCAATACTTCAGGCCAGTCCCAAAGTTGGCATCTCTTACACATGGCGTAGTATACTAAAAGGGGTTAACCTGCTCAAGAAGGGGATCATATGGAGGGTTGGTAGTGATAATAGCATTGACATTTGGTCTGACCCTTCGATTCCGAGAGGAACTACTAGAAGAGTCATCACACAGAGGGGTAAAAACACCATTACCAAAGTAAAAGACCTGCTTGATCCTAGCACAAACAATTGCGATGGAGACTTGGTTAGGCAAACCTTTCTTCCTGAAGATGCGGAGATTATTTTACAAATCCCAATTCACGAACATAATGATGATTTCATTGCATGGCACTATGATAGAAAAGGTATATTTTCAGTTAAATCTGCATATAGAGTTGCTGTAGACAGTGCGGCCCGGGAATCTATTTCAGGACTAACTTCCTCCTCTAGTGCAGATGAAGAAACACGGGGCTTTGATTGATCAAAATTGTGGTCGCTTCCTCTTCCAAATAAGATCCTTCACTTCTTATGGCGCGTATCTACAGATAGCCTACCTCTGCGAATGAAGCTTCAGTACAGAGGTATGCATGTAGATACTCGATGCCCTGTTTGCTTCCGATTTGATGAGGATGGCGGACACTGTTTCATTAAGTGCAAAAAGGTTAAGGAGGTGTGGAGGAAAGCTCAGTTGGAGCATGTTAGAGTGCAAATTTTGTCTTGTGCAGATCCTCTGGGCTGTATGGAAATAATCATGAACCTTAACAAAGAAGAAAAACTTAAATCTTGCCTGCTCCTCTGGCACTGGTGGCATGAAAGGAATAGAGCAAATGCAGGAGATAATATTAGATCCTCTGATGAAATATGTCACTCCATTAACTATCTTTTTGTGCATTTCCTTAAGGTTGGGGAAATAGGAGGAAAGCCAAAGCAACAACAAAAGGAAAGATGGTCCAGGCCTCCAGCAGAAATTTTGAAAATCAACACAGACGGCGCTTTCTTGGAAAACACAAAGTCTGGAGGATGGGGCTTTGTAATCAGAGATGATTGTGGTTTGGTGATGGCTGCTGGTGCAGGTAATCTGGAGCGAGTCTCAAGTGCGCTTCATTCGAAGGCTTTGGCGATGCTTTATGCCATAAACATAGCCATCCAAATGGGTTGTAACAGAGTAATGTTAGAAACTGACTCTGTGCAACTTAAGAATGCGGTTCGCACTGAAGAATATGATATGTCAACTCTGGGAGCTGTTTTCAAAGATATTAAGTTCCAGTTGCTTGTGGGATTCAGTGGTGTTTCTATTGTATCATGTCCTAGGTCTTGTAATGTAGTCGCACACTCTTTAGCAGCGTATGGTGCTAAATTAGAAGCTGGCATATCTGAGATTTGGCTTGGCCAGTTTCCAGATTTTGTAAATGACGCTGTAGCTGGAGATTTGTCCAGCCCTGTTATATGATGGAATGCAATGGTgttcctttcaaaaaaaaaaagagagatcGGCAGCATAGCCTCATAGGTTTGGACCTGAAGCGAAATTACCAACACTTATAATATGGGAAAGAAACTCTTGACTTGGCAGCGACTTGTTGTATCCCTTGTAAACTCCGAACCCTGTTTCTTCCGTATAGCAAAAGAAAAACACCAAACGGCAAAAAATACTGGAACCCTTAGCTTGAACTACATATGAAGACAGCACAAAAGATACTTCGGCTCTCGGTTTCTTACAGCTTGATGGAAGGGAGTCATCTTCTAgtctagtactccctctgtaaactaatataagagcgtttagatcactatgatctaaacgctcttatattagtttacagagggagtaccaaTTTGACGTTTGTATATTGTacaaaaaagaaagaaacagGAACCGCACACGATGAGTAGCTGTTGTTCCAAAGATACAGGCCACTATAAACAGAGAACAATCTCGGGATACTTTACAGAGCACAACCAAAAAAATGTCCACTTTGTACGTGGGGGGTGGAGGACAGGAAAAATGCACACAAGCCAACACAAGAGGCTTGCCAACCAAAAAAAAATTGGATCCGCTGTATTGTACTTTCCTCGAACAATCCGAGCCTTGTATCGACAAATGAGCCCGCAAGAGACAAATCCTCATAATACCACAAATGAATATCAGAATTTGGGGGGTGACCGCGCTCCTGATGCTTTAAAAGGCCCAGTCGAGCCGAAAGGATCGGCTTCATCAAAAGAATCGAACCGGCCGAAATTTCTCGAGCTGTTTGACGAGTCAAATCCCGCTGCGCTCTCGCCTTTGGAGCTGGTTACAGAGTCGAACCTGGAAAAGCGGCTTTCCTGTGGGACGGCGCTGTCTTGGGATCTGAAGGAGTCGAACCTTCCAAAGTTATAGGAGGAGCTATCGTCACGACTTTCACCGAACTTCGGTGAGAATCCAGACGTGTATGCAGGGGAACTTGGAACGGAATCGTCAAAGAATGTGCTCTTCTTTCCATAGGCACTAGCGCCAGTTGGAGAGCCCACTCTAACAGGGTCCACATTGAAGTCATCTGACCCAAAGAAAGAGTTGCTTCCATGATGTCCAGGCTCCTGTATCAAGATAATTCATCAGAAACAGATGGGTCGACACCACAAAAGTCCAGAAATAGGAAGACAAAGCTTACATTCATTGCATTAGATCCCCAAACTGAGTCAGTATCTTGGTCATCAAAGTTCCATGTAGTCTCATCACCATAATTATCTCCAAAAACGGACTCAGAGCCACCATGGTCACTGTTACCAAATAATGATTAATGACACTCTCACATGAAACTCAAAATGTATAACTTCATAGTTGAAGACCATATTTGTGCTTTAAATCAAATAGTACTTGCAATATTTCTTGGAGGATATTAAATATATGCACTGTATAGACTAGAAAGTAGGAAACAAGGATGATTGCCATACTTTAAGTAATAAAAATGAGAGGGAATCTCTCCAGTGTCAAGTAAATAAATCTACCATTATAACAAAAAGTTAcgaataaacatccaaaacattcAGGTGATAAAAACCGATAAATCTTGGTCAGCTAGTGTTGCTGGAGATTACAGTGGGGTTTGCTCAAAGTAAGGCTCATACTTCTAAAGGCAGGAATAGCACAAAGAAACAAATAGGTCATCATTTTTTGGTTCATCAAGCAAATAAAGAAATGGAATATAGCTCATCATGTTGTTCATTCATGTAGACTATGCCTGATATATCTCAGTTTTTTAAACTTTGAGAAAAAGGACTCTGCATGAAAAAATATGTGAAAACAAGCACCTGTAGGTTCCTTTTTTCGTGGGAGACGAGTCATGCACCCCAAAACGAGAAGACTTAAATGGACTCCCAGAGGCACTTCTTCCAGCACTGCCGGGGCTCCTTACAGATTCGTCACCAAAATCATATGCTAATTCACTCTCAGGCGCTTGGTCACCAGCTCTGTAATGTCTCACATCCTTGATATGACCATTAGAAGATGCAACAGGGGACATCCCATCCGTAGAGACACCGTCATCCCAAAGAGATGATGCGTTTGCAATGTCAGCAGAAGCTGGGTTTTCGACAATTGTACCATTGTCCTTTACAAGACCAAACCCTGTTATGACGAATGGCATAGTTAGAAATATAATAAGATCAGCCAAAAATGGACAAAGTAGGTTGCTGATGTCGAAGACACCAAATCTGATCAAATAACTGATTGTGGGATCAAGATCAAATATGTGCGCAATAGCAATTGTGCAGTGAGAAAGGTTCCCCAGTAAGCAAGCTGACACTTCCATAATATCTGGGTACATGAGGTAGCGGACGGAAAATAATGACAATACAGAAAAATACATTAGTGCTCAATTTTATGTACATAATTTACACTGAAAATTATTTGACAACAGCGAAATGGATTGGGATTAGAAACACAATCATGATTTAGTTTCTTTTCAGTAGACATAACTGGTGTAAGCATGAAGTCCAGAATCAGGAAATGGTCTGCATGAGATGAAAAGTACCATTTTCTGCCCTATAAACAGAAAATTACCAATTTCGAAAGGAAATCAGCACTTTTATTTTGGATAAAGGCCCATGGCCACGCTTTTAATAAAGTTACAGTTCAAAACAAGCACAATACTCTAAGTAGTGATGTAAGGCAAGATCGATCGAAAAGTATCTGACCTTCATCCTCAAATTTATCCCAGTCTTCATCCCACTCAACTGCTCCCTCTTGCTGCCCAGGTTCCCAACCTGGCAAACAAGGATATAAGCGCTCAATAGAATTATGGATTGTAAATATGACGTGAAATAAGGGCATAATTTGATATATAGAAATTAAACATGAAGATGAAAGTCTTAACAAATACTGAAAGTTGGGAAAGTTGGGTACCAAATGGAAGCTCGACTGTTGCAGATGGCTTGAATTGCAGTCCAAAGTGCTTGCACCGTTCGTTAAAAGCTTTCTCCATCTCCTCTAATTGATGCTGGATTCGATCAGCTCGAACCTAGGTATACGGTTTGGTGTTATTTAGAGAGGACAAAATAGAACTGATTGAAGGTATGAGATATTGCCCGCAAAAAGAAAGGTATGAGATAGACCATACCTGAAGCAAACCATCAACACTTCCACCTTGTAccattttaattaatgcatcattCAGCTCAACTTTCCTCTCCTGAAAAAGATTATTAAGGAAAGACAGTCGGAATGAAGATATGACCATCAAAAATTGTAATCACAGTAAGAATCGCCAGATGACATTTTTCTAAGGTGTAGTGTTACAAAACCTGAACATCACGGAAAGCAGCTTCCTCAACTGCCAGTTTGGAAGCTAACTCTGCCACTTGCTTGTATTTTTCTTCATATTTCTTAGACAACAATTCCACCTGAATTGAGTTAAAGACCATCCATCATTTTGCAAAGAACCCAAAAAAAAAGACAACTAGCAACCAATTTCCATGCCTGCACCACTAGCATGAGAAAAATAGGGCTAAAGGAAGAACTACAATGCTGGCATACATCAGATATGATAAGCATTACACAGTAATCTGTACCTCGCGTTTATCAGAAGACGCCCTTTCTGTGATCTCATTCAGTCTATTGTCACACCGACTTTTATACAGAACCTTTGATAAAAGAAGAATAAACGGATTTCAATACAATATGTAATTATATCAACTTTTGTTAACCTAAATAAGACCAGTAAATGTAATAATAGATCACAAACTGCATACGAGTCAGAATTTATTTACTGAGTCCTAATAATTGTAATACTATGAAGACAACTAACAAGATAGAAACATGCTTACAAGATCTTGCATTTTCGTGCGGTAGTACTCTAATTTCTCTCTGGAGTCTAGGACCTGCTTCTCCACCTCAACCTTCAAAATGCAAAAGAGACCAAAAAAAAAGACAAACTGTTTCAGAGTTCACAAACTAGGATTAATAGAAAGTTGTTGCAACTACAGAGCATGAGAAACAACCCCTTCCTGCTATCTATAGGAAATTGCTTGTTTAAGTACATAAGAAAGTGTAATAGAGTAACTAAAAAAAAGGCTACCCTGTAAAGTTTCCAAAAATAGTTCTGGACAAAAGCATAAGAAGTAATCCCTCCCTCCCTACGTGACATTTTAGAGAAGGTTGCTTACAAAGAACTAATTGAACTTCAAGGATTGCCAGAAAGATGACATGTTTCTGCTAAAGTATATAGTAGTTCAGACTTCAGAACTCCAAACTTTGCATCTTGATAAGATGTAATCCTTCGAACAATTGTACTGGCAGTATGATATATACAGGAGATGTTTTTTTACTGCCGGTATGATATATAAAAGACTCGTCTATATGGCTTTTCCCTAGGGCCTAATTTTAGATTTTGCACCGGTCCTTCAATTTCTCGAGTACAACTGGTCAATGTTAAATCATGTTTGCGACAAGATTTGGATACACCATTCAGCTGTAGACTTGCTTAATTGAATAACAAGAGCAGCTTAAATTATTCTCGATGTAATCAACTGGTGTTGAACACCACAAATCCAGTCTGGGCATAGTGGATCAGCAGTTCAGCACACTGATCCAGATTTAAGGAACGGGTCCAATACCTTCTTAGGAGCCTCCTGTGCAGCTGAGTTTACCCCACTTCTGTCATCTTTAATTCCTTGAGCTGCTGCATGATTATCCATACCAGGCATGTGAGGTCTTGGTTGccctggtcttgttgctccatcAGTCTGTGAATGCATCTGAGGCAAGGGTGGCCGTACACCACCAGTAGGCAACCCAGGTGCGCCAGGTCCCCTATGCGGTAATCCTAGCCCAACATCAAATACCTTGTAAGCGGCAGGCCAAGTAAGCTAGACAAAGTATGCGTGGTTTAACTTGGACTACAGTTATATCATGTAATAACTAATAACTGAGATCTTGCAGCCAATACAAATATTACCTTGATTAGGCTGCCATGATGGGGCGTTGTAAGCTGTAGAAGGCAAGCCGGTTGCTCGTAACAGTGTCTCATCAAATTTAAGAGAGTCAGGGAGCGATGGAGGCAGAGGAGTTCCAGCTCTGTTCCTCTCCATCAAATAAAGAGCAATGCAAAACTCCCTCAGAGAAAGCATGCCGTCATTATCTTGGTCAGACAAGTCCCACACTTGCTTCAGTACATCTACAAAGTATAATGAAACAACAATTGCATTAGCCAATGGCAATGGTATTCATATGGTGATATGTTCGCACATCATATGAAAACCATCATAGAAACAGAAATAAAATACAATGATATCATTATGGAAAAACAATGACAGAATAGCCAAATAGGTCTAACAAGGAGCTCAAccaataagcatagtaaaggtaCCCCGTTACCACAATATATTAGAGCATCTTATAGGCAGAAATACGCATATGCATGCTTAGGAAAGTAAAGTTGGTGATGAGATCCAACCTCTTGGAAGTCTCCAACTGAGAAATAGAGTGCGAGCTTCTGCGCCAGTTATTTTGCCATCTCTGTCCCTATCCACATCCCCAAAGACTTTCGTGTACTTCTGGATATCAGATTGAGTAACTTTTGGCCATTGGGAAGTGGAATTAGAAACGCTGGCAGAAACACCTGGAGATGGAACACTTGGCTTTGTGATGGGCTGCGTCTGCTGAGGTTGGCTGGTGCCGTAACTCACTGTTGGAGTACCTTGGAGAGAACCAGGCTGTGTTAGATTAGCCAGGTTCTGGGAGCCAGTTGGCTTGGACATAAAGCTTGATGAGTTGGGCATCGTGCTGGTCGGAAGTGCAGGTGTGGATGTACTTGGCTTTGGCTGAGTAAGAGCAGAGAAGATGTCAGTGCTTGCTCCTGAGCCACTGGCAGGGCCATTTCCAGATAGCACCAAAGCTCTTGAATCTGAAGGCAATACAGCACTGTTGCTCTGTGGAGGCAACGATGAAGAGGACATTGCATGTGTCTGCTGTCCAGGAACCATGCTCATTGAGCTCGACATTCCAAGACCAAATCCACCTGATGTTGTCTGTGAAGGAACAGCTGCTCCTGGAGAGGGTTGTGAGATACCACCAAATGAACCAACATTACCCCCTTGCCAGCCAACTGATCCTCCCATGCTGCCTCCACCCAGTGGACTTTGATTCATTCCGGTTGCTTGAAGTGATGTTGCGGGAGCTCCCACCTGAGGTGGTGGCCTCATGAAACCAGTGCTTGAAGTGAGGAGCTGCTGAGCATAACCCATGTTGGGAGATTGTGACTGAGTGCCCCTCGGCCCCGTAAACTGATTTGGCGGCATGGCGCCACCCTGACTTGCAGCGGGCATCATCGAGTTGACGCCTTGGGGTCTCGGAACAGCTCCGGCATTCGCCTGCGGTGCACCGGCAAATTGAGTTGAAGTCGGCATCATACCACTTCCCTGGGGCCTCGGAGCAGCAGCAGAAGTCAGCATCATACCGCTTCCCTGGGGCCTCGGAGCAGCAGCAGAAGTCGGCATCATGCCACTTCCCTGGGGCCTCGGCGCAGCGGCGGCCGGATTCATCTGCGGAGCTCCGGCCTGCCCCGAAGCGGGTGCCGGCGCAGCAGCATTACCTTGGGGCCTAGGGGCACCCGCGCCCGCCTGCGgaggggccggcccgccagcaaTCTTCGGAGGCGGGATTCTGGCAGCGGCGGGGCCATACAGCGCGGACTGCACTATGTCGGGCGTGAGCTGGCGCCCGCTCTGCGCCACGGTGACGAGCCGCAGGGCGTTGAAGAACTCGGGCCGGCCGAGGAAGCCGGTCTTGCTCTGATCGGCGTGCATCCACACCTGCGCGCACAAGGTCCGAACGTCACCAACCAACCAACCCTTAGCTTCCATCGAATCAATTCGCTAGAGAGGGGCTCTGATCTAGCGCTGCTCTAGGGAGATCAGGCCTCGAATTCGGGGCGCTCGAACCGGGGGAATGGATTGGGCGGCGGGGTTTAGGGGCGCTCACCTGGGCGAGGACCTGCTGCGGCAGGCTGGCGCCCTGGAAGAAGGCGACGGCCTCCTGGCCGCTGATGCGGCCGTCCTGGTTCAAGTCGGCGCGGCGGAAGTAGGCCTCGAAGGCCTCCATCCCCGCCATGGCCGGGATCCGGGGCGGGGATCTCGCCGGCCGCGCGGATCTGCTGCCGCGGGCTGTGGGGAGATCTCGGGGGAGCGTGTCGCGGGCGGGCGGGCGGCTCTCTCGTGTGTCTGCGAGCGAGGGCAGTGGTTGGGGGTCGGTCCTCCGGGCGGGCGCCACGTCCAGATGGTGTGTGAGCTGCCTGCCTGCCGCAAAACTTTTTGCTAAGTGCCCCCCCTCCAGTTTCAAGTCCTTCTAACCAAGTTTATTTTTCCGAACCATAGAGGAGAAGTGCACGTGATTCACTGAACGAGAAGGCTCTAATCAAGTTTGCCACAGCTTTTTTTTTCCAACCGGGCGCACACCCCTTTCCATTAATTGCTTAACGGAAATACAACAGTAGCAGTCTGAGTATACTGgactaaaaccacaccaaatggCTACTAGAGTTAACGCAACAGGAGGCAGAAAGGGGGGTAGCGAGTTGGAGCACCAGCAGAAAACCCACTGTGAGCACTTCTGAAACGAAGTACCCACCATGGGGCGAAAACCTGCTGACAGTAACCATCAAGCACCAAAATAGTATCCAAGAGACGGACCAAAATAAGGCAACTACTGACACCACCCACCAGGAGACAATTTAACCTCAGCGGGCATCAAACCCCAGTGAGTATCTAACAGACCAAACAGCTAGCACACACATCTAGCTCAGACTTTTTCAGCTCCCCTGCTCCAGCGCGAGTCTGCCACATGAAGTAGATCGATCAGCAAGAGACGTCGCCACTCGAACCATCTTCTGCACCCCAGCTTGGAATTTCGCCTTGTCATCACCTTTCATCAAACCTGACCAATACATTATGAAAGAGCACACAGTGAAAACAGTCTCTAGGGGTGTACGAACAGCACGCTTCTCAAACGTGATCTTGTTGCGAGTACACCAGATCCCCCAACAAACAGCAGCTATGAATTCCATGTAATACTTCCTCCCACCAGGGAGGAATTTATACAGCCACACCCAACTTTGCCAAAGAGATCTGGGGCAACTTGATGCCCCCAAGGCCAAGCCAAAAGTTCCCCATACCGAACGAGCAAATGTACAGTCAAAAAATAGGTGTCCAGCAGTTTCAACGTCACGACAAAACGAACACGAAGGATTACCAGGCCAGTTTCTTTTACGCATATTATCTCTAGTAAggaccgcattttgaaacagtTGCCAGATGAAGATTTTAATCTTCAGGGGAATCTTTGCTTTCCAAACCCACTTATAGTTAGGTCCGGCCAGGTCTTTCTCCAGCCACTCATATACTGATTTGGTGGTAAAGATTTTCTTAGGAGTAAACTTCCAGCCTACAGCATCCGGAAGGTTATTAAAAGGGAAGTGTCTAGCTCTCTCCACAATATCAGACCACTGCTCGGCCAAACCACTAAAGAGAGTGCGTCTGAAATGCATTGTAAAGTTGTTAGTAGCAAAAGATGCAACAGTACAGTCTTGTTCAGAGCAGATATCAAACAGAACAGGGAACTGACATTTTAAAGGTGTTTCATATAGCCAGGGGTCATGCCAAACCCTAGTAAGGTCACCCCTATTCGTCTTAATTTCTCTCCCAGCCATATAAACATCTTTGACTTTCATAATTGCTTTCCAACAGGGTGAATCAGAAAAACGAGCTTGCACATTGGCAACCGTTTTCCTTTTGAAGTATCGAGCACGGACAA
This genomic window from Aegilops tauschii subsp. strangulata cultivar AL8/78 chromosome 4, Aet v6.0, whole genome shotgun sequence contains:
- the LOC109750399 gene encoding uncharacterized protein; protein product: MAGMEAFEAYFRRADLNQDGRISGQEAVAFFQGASLPQQVLAQVWMHADQSKTGFLGRPEFFNALRLVTVAQSGRQLTPDIVQSALYGPAAARIPPPKIAGGPAPPQAGAGAPRPQGNAAAPAPASGQAGAPQMNPAAAAPRPQGSGMMPTSAAAPRPQGSGMMLTSAAAPRPQGSGMMPTSTQFAGAPQANAGAVPRPQGVNSMMPAASQGGAMPPNQFTGPRGTQSQSPNMGYAQQLLTSSTGFMRPPPQVGAPATSLQATGMNQSPLGGGSMGGSVGWQGGNVGSFGGISQPSPGAAVPSQTTSGGFGLGMSSSMSMVPGQQTHAMSSSSLPPQSNSAVLPSDSRALVLSGNGPASGSGASTDIFSALTQPKPSTSTPALPTSTMPNSSSFMSKPTGSQNLANLTQPGSLQGTPTVSYGTSQPQQTQPITKPSVPSPGVSASVSNSTSQWPKVTQSDIQKYTKVFGDVDRDRDGKITGAEARTLFLSWRLPRDVLKQVWDLSDQDNDGMLSLREFCIALYLMERNRAGTPLPPSLPDSLKFDETLLRATGLPSTAYNAPSWQPNQGLPHRGPGAPGLPTGGVRPPLPQMHSQTDGATRPGQPRPHMPGMDNHAAAQGIKDDRSGVNSAAQEAPKKVEVEKQVLDSREKLEYYRTKMQDLVLYKSRCDNRLNEITERASSDKREVELLSKKYEEKYKQVAELASKLAVEEAAFRDVQERKVELNDALIKMVQGGSVDGLLQVRADRIQHQLEEMEKAFNERCKHFGLQFKPSATVELPFGWEPGQQEGAVEWDEDWDKFEDEGFGLVKDNGTIVENPASADIANASSLWDDGVSTDGMSPVASSNGHIKDVRHYRAGDQAPESELAYDFGDESVRSPGSAGRSASGSPFKSSRFGVHDSSPTKKGTYSDHGGSESVFGDNYGDETTWNFDDQDTDSVWGSNAMNEPGHHGSNSFFGSDDFNVDPVRVGSPTGASAYGKKSTFFDDSVPSSPAYTSGFSPKFGESRDDSSSYNFGRFDSFRSQDSAVPQESRFSRFDSVTSSKGESAAGFDSSNSSRNFGRFDSFDEADPFGSTGPFKASGARSPPKF